In Terriglobia bacterium, a single window of DNA contains:
- a CDS encoding ATP-dependent helicase, whose amino-acid sequence MSDLVHNPRQREAIEHVHGPMVVIAGAGTGKTMVLVERVARLIAQSEARPEEILAVTYTDKAAQELQEKLQARVGNPRLRATTFHAFGLAVLKREKQEFRLLDEKDLWILLRRRLDRLGLKYYIKAARPHEFLNALLDFFSRCQDELVDAARFSRYVEELRAGKYTPPRVMKSRKSSPVTLAERLDRCEEIARVFAKVEAMLREENLGTFGDMITRAVHLLRSDPGLLMREQQRVRFLLIDEFQDANVAQIELARLLGGTERNIFAVGDPDQAIFRFRGASSAAFAEFQRCFPGAGSVVLDENQRSTSNILRCAYAIIQRNPAVDCRLPGGAEFKRQALRSARQARAAAEGKPLAPQKLGIVLHQGKEQEAADLAACIEELRSAGYAGSIAVVYRMHSHRDEIARALADREIPFVVKGLDILETAVIRDLLACLGAVASLSDSEALFRVAALPMFGMEGDAVRSSLASSSREASFTSLLQKIPGGARVLAAVERARAFAASVDWNSAQVCAFVIRSFGFAESEVAVRVFREFVDKWHAKPITVSGSLQEFIEYVDLFHEAGGALELPVPETPGAVQLMTVHTAKGLEFNSVFVLRANSGSFPSHYREAVFEFPPELRAMPLTDDSKEIHTQEERRLFYVALTRARDSLSVYARPGTGKDGTPAGLLREMMKSAFAKGCWSQRDARSFSARIQAGATATAGVASWLLMKPRPEILTATLSATSIDAFDTCPLKYKLMRDWRIPGPASAAMLYGKIMHDVLRDLHQAILAGRPRSQGEILQCFRDLIAAAAFDDELQRALFEQQGAKQLIQYAAARAQGPPPPILAVEKTFEMQVDGVRVRGRMDRVDRLDAGRVRVIDFKTGSPFDQEKADKSLQLSIYAIAARKTFDAEPFELAIYNLEDNSEVTTVRDDQELVETRAKIAEVAEGIAAGFFEPKPGFHCRSCGYCNLCPATERTLYTIAAAAPARNSGGSDQLRFFEGDGLQGRP is encoded by the coding sequence ATGAGCGACCTTGTACACAACCCTCGACAGAGGGAAGCGATCGAGCACGTCCACGGGCCGATGGTGGTGATTGCCGGCGCGGGTACGGGCAAAACCATGGTGCTGGTCGAGCGCGTCGCGCGCCTGATCGCCCAAAGCGAGGCGCGTCCGGAGGAAATCCTCGCCGTCACCTACACCGACAAAGCCGCACAGGAGCTGCAGGAAAAACTGCAGGCGCGCGTCGGCAACCCGAGGCTGCGGGCAACCACCTTTCACGCCTTTGGTTTGGCCGTGTTAAAGCGGGAGAAGCAGGAATTCAGGCTGCTGGACGAAAAGGACCTCTGGATCCTGCTGCGGCGCCGCCTCGACCGCCTCGGACTCAAGTACTACATCAAGGCGGCTAGGCCGCACGAATTCCTCAACGCGCTACTCGATTTCTTCAGCCGCTGCCAGGACGAACTGGTGGACGCCGCGCGTTTCAGCCGCTACGTGGAAGAGCTGCGCGCCGGCAAGTACACGCCGCCGCGAGTGATGAAATCCAGGAAATCGTCCCCGGTCACTCTCGCCGAGCGCCTGGATCGCTGTGAGGAAATCGCGCGCGTGTTCGCCAAGGTCGAGGCCATGCTGCGCGAAGAGAATCTTGGCACCTTCGGCGACATGATCACGCGCGCCGTGCACCTGCTGCGCTCCGACCCCGGCCTGTTGATGCGCGAACAGCAGCGCGTCCGTTTCCTCCTGATTGACGAATTCCAGGACGCCAACGTGGCGCAAATCGAACTGGCGCGCTTGCTGGGTGGGACGGAGCGAAACATTTTCGCCGTCGGCGACCCCGATCAGGCTATTTTCCGGTTTCGCGGAGCTTCCAGCGCCGCCTTCGCGGAATTCCAGCGTTGCTTCCCCGGCGCCGGTTCGGTCGTGCTCGACGAAAACCAGCGTTCCACGTCCAACATTCTCCGCTGCGCGTATGCGATCATCCAACGCAACCCCGCGGTGGATTGTCGCCTGCCCGGCGGCGCCGAATTCAAACGTCAAGCGCTGCGTTCGGCGCGCCAGGCGCGGGCCGCGGCGGAAGGGAAGCCGCTCGCTCCGCAAAAGCTCGGCATTGTTCTGCACCAGGGCAAGGAGCAGGAGGCAGCCGACCTCGCCGCCTGCATCGAAGAACTTCGTAGCGCCGGTTACGCCGGCAGCATCGCCGTCGTTTACCGCATGCACTCGCATCGTGACGAGATCGCCCGGGCGCTTGCCGACCGCGAAATTCCATTCGTCGTCAAAGGTCTCGATATTCTCGAGACGGCTGTCATCCGCGACCTGCTTGCTTGCCTGGGCGCGGTCGCCTCGCTCTCGGATTCGGAAGCGCTCTTCCGCGTCGCCGCGCTTCCCATGTTCGGCATGGAAGGCGACGCCGTGCGCAGCTCGCTCGCCTCTTCTTCGCGCGAAGCATCGTTCACCTCGCTGCTGCAGAAGATTCCCGGCGGCGCCCGCGTGCTGGCTGCGGTGGAGAGGGCGCGCGCCTTCGCCGCCTCAGTCGACTGGAACTCCGCCCAGGTGTGCGCGTTCGTGATCCGTAGCTTCGGCTTCGCGGAATCGGAGGTCGCCGTGCGTGTCTTCCGCGAATTCGTGGACAAGTGGCACGCCAAGCCGATCACCGTATCCGGCTCACTGCAGGAATTCATCGAGTACGTCGATCTGTTCCACGAAGCCGGCGGTGCGCTTGAGCTTCCGGTGCCCGAAACACCGGGCGCCGTCCAACTCATGACTGTACACACCGCCAAGGGCCTGGAGTTCAACTCGGTCTTCGTGCTGCGCGCCAACTCCGGGTCGTTCCCCTCGCACTATCGCGAGGCGGTCTTCGAGTTCCCGCCAGAGTTGCGCGCGATGCCGCTGACCGATGACAGCAAGGAGATCCACACGCAGGAGGAGCGGCGCCTGTTCTACGTGGCGCTGACCCGCGCCCGCGATTCGCTCAGCGTCTACGCGCGCCCGGGGACAGGGAAGGACGGCACGCCCGCCGGACTGCTGCGCGAGATGATGAAGAGTGCCTTCGCCAAGGGCTGCTGGTCGCAACGCGACGCGCGCTCGTTCAGCGCCCGCATCCAGGCCGGCGCAACCGCAACCGCCGGCGTCGCCTCCTGGCTGCTCATGAAGCCGCGCCCCGAGATCCTCACCGCCACGCTGAGCGCCACCTCCATCGACGCCTTCGATACCTGCCCGCTGAAGTACAAGTTGATGCGCGACTGGCGCATTCCCGGCCCGGCATCCGCCGCCATGCTCTACGGCAAGATCATGCACGACGTGCTGCGCGACCTTCATCAGGCAATTCTCGCCGGTCGCCCGCGCAGCCAAGGCGAGATACTGCAATGTTTCCGCGACCTGATAGCCGCCGCCGCGTTCGATGATGAACTGCAGCGCGCGCTGTTCGAGCAACAGGGCGCAAAACAGCTCATCCAGTACGCCGCTGCGCGCGCGCAGGGGCCGCCGCCACCCATTCTCGCCGTCGAGAAAACTTTCGAAATGCAAGTCGACGGCGTGCGGGTGCGCGGGCGCATGGATCGCGTGGACCGGCTTGACGCCGGACGTGTTCGCGTCATTGACTTCAAGACCGGCTCCCCCTTCGACCAGGAGAAAGCCGACAAGAGCCTGCAGCTTTCCATTTACGCCATCGCCGCGCGCAAGACGTTCGATGCCGAACCCTTCGAGCTTGCCATCTACAATCTCGAGGACAACTCTGAAGTGACCACCGTGCGCGACGACCAAGAGCTCGTCGAAACGCGCGCCAAGATTGCGGAAGTTGCGGAGGGAATCGCGGCGGGATTTTTCGAGCCCAAGCCTGGCTTTCACTGCCGCTCGTGCGGGTATTGCAACTTGTGCCCGGCGACGGAGCGCACGCTATACACCATCGCGGCAGCAGCGCCCGCACGCAATTCAGGAGGGTCTGATCAACTCCGGTTCTTTGAAGGGGACGGCCTTCAAGGCCGTCCGTGA
- a CDS encoding acetyl-CoA C-acetyltransferase, whose translation MFSADDVVIIAGVRTPIGKFQGSLSEISASKLGAVVVREVVKRAGIDPNSVDECIMGNVVSAGLGQNPARQAAIYGGLPPSAGAMTVNKVCGSGLKSVALAAQAIQTGNSGIVVAGGMESMTNAPYLLPNARKGFRLGNVTMLDSMIYDGLWDIYNDYHMGNTGENVAEKYHIAREEQDEFAVNSHRKALAAIKECRFKSQIIPVEVPGKKKGEKVLFEKDEGPREDTTAEALRGLKPAFKKDGTVTAGNAPGVNDGAAAVVVTSAKTAERLGAKPMARIVAQATSGVDPQWVMMAPVDAVRQLWKKTGWSKDEVDLYEINEAFSVASIAVTRELGLNLDKVNVNGGAVALGHPIGATGARILVTLLYEMIRRDVKKGIAALCLGGGNAVGLAIER comes from the coding sequence ATGTTCAGCGCAGACGATGTGGTAATCATCGCGGGAGTTCGTACCCCGATTGGAAAATTCCAGGGCTCGCTGTCGGAAATCTCCGCCTCCAAGCTGGGCGCGGTGGTGGTGCGCGAAGTTGTCAAGCGCGCCGGAATCGACCCCAACTCGGTGGACGAGTGCATCATGGGCAACGTTGTATCCGCCGGACTGGGACAGAATCCAGCTCGCCAGGCGGCGATTTATGGCGGACTGCCGCCCTCGGCCGGCGCCATGACCGTCAACAAAGTTTGCGGTTCGGGTTTGAAGTCGGTCGCCTTGGCGGCGCAAGCCATCCAGACCGGCAACTCCGGCATCGTGGTGGCCGGCGGCATGGAGTCCATGACCAACGCGCCCTACCTGCTGCCCAACGCGCGCAAGGGCTTCCGCCTCGGCAACGTCACCATGCTCGACTCCATGATTTACGACGGCCTGTGGGACATCTACAACGACTACCACATGGGCAACACCGGCGAGAACGTGGCCGAGAAGTACCATATCGCGCGCGAAGAGCAGGACGAGTTCGCCGTCAACTCACACCGCAAAGCCCTCGCGGCGATCAAGGAATGCCGCTTCAAGTCGCAAATCATCCCCGTCGAAGTTCCCGGCAAGAAGAAGGGCGAGAAGGTTCTGTTTGAGAAAGACGAAGGCCCGCGCGAGGACACCACTGCCGAAGCGCTGCGCGGCCTCAAGCCGGCGTTCAAGAAAGACGGCACCGTGACCGCCGGCAACGCGCCCGGCGTCAACGACGGCGCCGCCGCCGTGGTCGTTACCAGCGCGAAGACGGCGGAGCGGCTCGGCGCCAAGCCGATGGCGCGCATCGTTGCGCAAGCCACCAGCGGCGTCGATCCTCAGTGGGTGATGATGGCGCCGGTTGACGCCGTCCGCCAGCTTTGGAAGAAAACCGGCTGGAGCAAGGACGAAGTTGATCTCTACGAAATCAACGAAGCGTTTTCGGTTGCTTCGATTGCGGTCACGCGCGAACTGGGCCTCAACCTCGACAAGGTCAACGTGAACGGCGGCGCGGTTGCTCTTGGCCATCCCATCGGCGCCACCGGCGCGCGCATTCTCGTCACGCTGCTCTACGAGATGATCCGCCGCGATGTGAAGAAGGGAATCGCTGCGCTTTGTTTGGGCGGAGGCAACGCTGTCGGACTCGCGATCGAGCGATAA
- a CDS encoding CPBP family intramembrane metalloprotease, translating into MTTEEVVRALHENIGKRVLLTWEDDTAQWVDIHSVDDEGVLHSGANGEDPAHWWTRFEDVKLVQKDGTSVSPPDVEPKLRTPAILKIAQPAAVAPAWHTIVFLAVIFAFAAASAHSQHQMIERHGRVAAYLLTMGWEYALVVYILWGARKKSVRLRDIVGGKWTRPEDFLLDVAVACGFWLVAAAVLAGLSFALGLASASQVAEAKKQLGPLLPRTGLELGVWIALSATAGLCEEIMFRGYLQKQFRAATHSTAAAIVMQAIVFGIAHAYQGGRRIVLISVYGALFGMLAAWRKSLRPGMMQHALQDTVSGVAFRLLK; encoded by the coding sequence ATGACCACCGAAGAAGTCGTTAGAGCCCTCCACGAGAACATAGGCAAACGCGTTCTGCTGACGTGGGAAGACGATACAGCGCAGTGGGTGGACATTCACTCCGTCGACGATGAGGGCGTCCTGCACAGTGGCGCCAACGGCGAGGATCCTGCCCACTGGTGGACTCGGTTTGAGGACGTCAAGCTGGTTCAGAAGGATGGCACGTCGGTGTCGCCCCCAGACGTCGAGCCCAAGCTGAGAACGCCCGCGATACTCAAGATTGCTCAGCCCGCTGCAGTGGCGCCGGCATGGCACACCATAGTTTTCCTGGCGGTGATCTTCGCCTTCGCCGCGGCTTCGGCGCACTCGCAGCACCAGATGATCGAGCGCCACGGCCGTGTCGCCGCCTACCTCCTCACCATGGGGTGGGAATACGCGCTGGTGGTTTACATCCTGTGGGGCGCGCGGAAGAAGAGCGTCCGGCTGCGGGATATCGTCGGCGGAAAGTGGACCAGACCGGAAGACTTCCTGCTCGACGTGGCGGTCGCGTGTGGATTTTGGTTAGTGGCCGCGGCCGTGCTGGCGGGATTGTCGTTCGCACTCGGGCTGGCGTCGGCGTCGCAGGTAGCGGAGGCGAAGAAACAACTGGGACCGCTGCTGCCGCGGACCGGATTGGAATTGGGCGTCTGGATCGCGCTCAGCGCGACGGCCGGCTTGTGCGAAGAGATCATGTTCCGCGGATACCTGCAAAAGCAGTTCCGCGCGGCGACACACAGCACGGCGGCGGCGATCGTGATGCAGGCGATCGTGTTCGGCATCGCGCACGCGTACCAGGGCGGGCGGCGCATCGTCCTGATCAGCGTGTACGGCGCGCTGTTCGGCATGCTCGCGGCGTGGCGCAAGAGCCTGCGGCCGGGAATGATGCAGCATGCGCTGCAGGATACCGTCAGCGGTGTCGCGTTCCGGTTACTGAAGTGA
- a CDS encoding Mrp/NBP35 family ATP-binding protein, whose translation MHAQPPMGPQPLPGVDAIVAVGSGKGGVGKTTLAVNLALALSKLGHKVGLLDADVYGPNVPLMLGSGSTPRIVGDNRIEPLERYGVKVISVGFLNPGDKPLIWRGPMLHQMIREFVQRVEWGTLDYLVVDLPPGTGDVAMSLIQTVPVTGAIVVSTPSDVSLQDARKAIEMFRQMKVDLVGLVENMSHFACPHCHHEIDIFSKGGGARTAEQFGLAFLGQIEIDPDIRKGGDSGHPVVLEGPNSLHAKSLFAFTQRVIDRVQAIRAASPENVIQVM comes from the coding sequence ATGCACGCACAACCGCCGATGGGACCGCAGCCGCTGCCTGGTGTGGACGCGATCGTCGCCGTGGGCTCGGGCAAAGGCGGCGTCGGCAAAACCACGCTCGCCGTCAACTTGGCGCTCGCGCTCTCCAAGCTCGGGCACAAAGTCGGCCTGCTCGACGCCGACGTCTATGGTCCCAACGTGCCGCTCATGCTGGGGTCCGGTTCCACGCCGCGCATTGTCGGCGACAACCGCATCGAACCGCTGGAGCGCTACGGCGTGAAGGTGATCTCGGTCGGCTTCCTCAACCCGGGCGACAAGCCGCTGATCTGGCGCGGCCCCATGTTGCACCAGATGATTCGCGAATTCGTGCAGCGTGTGGAGTGGGGCACGCTCGATTACCTCGTCGTGGACCTGCCTCCGGGCACGGGCGACGTCGCCATGTCGCTGATCCAGACCGTGCCGGTCACCGGCGCCATCGTGGTTTCCACGCCCAGCGATGTCTCGTTGCAGGACGCGCGCAAGGCAATCGAGATGTTCCGCCAGATGAAGGTGGACTTGGTCGGATTGGTCGAGAACATGAGCCACTTCGCCTGCCCGCATTGCCACCATGAGATCGATATCTTCTCCAAGGGCGGCGGCGCACGCACGGCGGAACAGTTCGGGCTGGCGTTCCTGGGGCAGATCGAAATCGATCCCGACATCCGCAAGGGCGGCGACAGCGGCCATCCCGTCGTGCTGGAGGGTCCGAATTCGCTGCACGCTAAGTCCTTGTTCGCCTTTACCCAGCGCGTCATTGATCGGGTGCAGGCAATCCGCGCGGCGAGTCCGGAGAACGTGATCCAGGTTATGTAA
- the dnaJ gene encoding molecular chaperone DnaJ, producing the protein MANNGKRDYYEVLGVTRTASEQEIKSAYRKLALQYHPDRNPNNPDAEERFKECTEAYSVLADTQKRASYDRFGHAGVSGAGAGGFDPTIFQDFGDLGDILSSLFGMGDMFGGMGGRRRSWSQRGGDLRHDLTLEFEEAVFGVEKKVAVRRHESCETCDGSGVAPGHGPATCRTCGGRGQVRYQQGFFSIARTCSACQGRGTVITDPCKVCRGEGRQVRERTVEVKVPAGVEDGTRIRYAAQGEAGVHGGPAGDLYIVLHVKEHPMFEREGRDLHCAVPISFAQAALGAELEIPTLEGVEKLKVPEGTQSGTVFKIRNRGVPVLNGRGKGDLFVEVRVHTPGKLTRRQRELLLEFSATNAVENKPERGTIMSKVKDIFG; encoded by the coding sequence CTGGCGAACAACGGCAAACGCGATTATTACGAAGTCCTGGGTGTAACCCGTACGGCGAGCGAGCAGGAGATCAAGAGCGCCTACCGCAAGCTCGCCCTGCAGTATCATCCGGATCGCAACCCCAACAATCCCGACGCGGAAGAGCGCTTCAAGGAGTGCACCGAGGCGTACAGCGTCCTGGCCGATACGCAAAAACGCGCCAGCTACGATCGCTTCGGTCATGCCGGGGTCAGCGGGGCGGGTGCGGGCGGCTTTGATCCTACCATCTTCCAGGACTTCGGCGATCTCGGCGACATCCTCAGCAGCCTGTTCGGCATGGGCGACATGTTCGGCGGCATGGGCGGCCGGCGCCGCAGTTGGTCGCAGCGTGGCGGCGATCTCCGCCACGACCTCACGCTCGAGTTTGAGGAAGCGGTCTTCGGAGTAGAGAAAAAAGTTGCCGTCCGCCGGCACGAGTCCTGTGAAACCTGCGACGGTTCCGGCGTCGCTCCTGGGCACGGGCCGGCCACCTGCCGTACTTGCGGCGGGCGCGGCCAGGTTCGCTACCAGCAGGGATTCTTCAGCATCGCGCGTACCTGCAGCGCCTGCCAGGGCCGCGGCACCGTCATCACCGATCCGTGCAAAGTCTGCCGCGGGGAAGGCCGCCAGGTGCGCGAGCGCACCGTCGAAGTGAAGGTTCCCGCTGGCGTGGAAGACGGCACGCGCATTCGCTACGCCGCGCAGGGCGAAGCGGGCGTGCACGGCGGGCCCGCGGGGGATCTCTACATCGTGCTGCACGTCAAGGAACATCCCATGTTCGAGCGCGAAGGCCGCGACCTGCATTGTGCCGTGCCGATCTCCTTCGCGCAGGCGGCGCTGGGCGCCGAACTGGAAATCCCGACGCTCGAAGGCGTGGAGAAGCTCAAGGTCCCCGAAGGCACGCAAAGCGGCACGGTGTTCAAGATCCGCAACCGCGGCGTGCCGGTGCTGAACGGGCGCGGCAAGGGTGATCTTTTCGTCGAAGTGCGGGTGCACACGCCGGGCAAGCTGACCAGGCGCCAGCGCGAGTTGCTCCTGGAATTCTCCGCCACCAACGCGGTGGAAAACAAACCCGAGCGCGGCACGATTATGAGCAAGGTGAAGGACATCTTTGGATAA
- a CDS encoding 16S rRNA (uracil(1498)-N(3))-methyltransferase — MSRRRWIADEVSGNRAFLFDRNAEHLARALRVRVGQQFEVSTGDAVRLGRVVHVADDRVEFELGERMAQKEPARITLLLAIFKFDRMEWAIEKATELGASEIVPVIARRTDVHLASAAGKRVARWRRIAHEAAQQSRRVSPPEIATPLALQSALAVESERRILLSESECGITLKQAIDGNRRLEFGNSLALAVGPEGGWTADEIAAATVTGWTAASLGYTILRAETAAIAALAIASSELQ, encoded by the coding sequence ATGAGCCGCCGACGCTGGATTGCCGATGAGGTCTCCGGTAACCGCGCATTCCTTTTCGACCGCAACGCCGAGCACCTCGCGCGCGCGCTCCGCGTCCGTGTGGGACAGCAGTTCGAAGTCTCCACCGGCGACGCAGTTCGGCTGGGGCGCGTCGTCCATGTTGCCGACGACCGCGTGGAGTTCGAGCTGGGTGAGCGCATGGCGCAGAAGGAACCCGCGCGCATCACGCTGCTGCTTGCCATCTTCAAGTTTGATCGCATGGAGTGGGCGATCGAGAAAGCCACCGAACTGGGCGCATCCGAAATCGTGCCGGTGATCGCGCGCCGCACCGACGTGCACTTGGCATCGGCGGCCGGTAAGCGCGTCGCGCGCTGGCGGCGCATTGCCCACGAAGCGGCGCAGCAGTCGCGCCGCGTGTCGCCGCCGGAGATTGCCACACCGCTGGCATTGCAGTCGGCGCTGGCGGTGGAATCGGAACGGCGCATCCTGCTCTCCGAAAGCGAGTGCGGCATAACGTTGAAGCAGGCGATTGACGGCAACCGGAGATTGGAATTTGGCAACTCTCTCGCTCTGGCCGTCGGCCCCGAAGGCGGCTGGACCGCCGACGAGATTGCCGCCGCCACCGTCACGGGCTGGACCGCGGCCTCACTCGGCTATACCATCCTCCGCGCCGAGACGGCCGCCATCGCCGCGCTCGCCATCGCAAGTTCCGAGCTGCAGTAG
- the grpE gene encoding nucleotide exchange factor GrpE translates to MAPGNGKADGDAPSLDIEHELPPAEDTETEAASITGAQQEECERLRQERDTLLDRLARLQAEFDNFRKRNAREQQEFREYALAEAIKSLLPVVDSFDRALATPERNSEEFHQGLELINRQLHDALAKLGVQPIEARGEPFDPNLHQAVQMVETGEAPDHHVLDELQRGYKLKDRLLRPAMVRVATNPGRK, encoded by the coding sequence ATGGCGCCAGGAAATGGAAAGGCCGACGGCGATGCTCCGTCGCTCGACATCGAGCACGAGCTGCCGCCGGCAGAGGACACGGAAACCGAGGCGGCCAGCATCACCGGGGCGCAGCAGGAAGAGTGCGAACGTCTGCGGCAAGAGCGCGACACGCTGCTCGACCGGTTGGCTCGCCTGCAGGCGGAATTCGACAATTTCCGCAAACGCAACGCGCGCGAGCAGCAGGAGTTCCGCGAATACGCGCTGGCGGAAGCGATCAAGTCGCTGTTGCCAGTGGTGGATAGCTTTGATCGCGCGCTGGCAACGCCGGAGCGCAACAGCGAAGAGTTTCATCAGGGCCTGGAACTGATCAACCGGCAATTACACGACGCGCTGGCCAAGCTGGGCGTGCAACCCATCGAGGCACGCGGCGAGCCCTTCGACCCCAATCTGCACCAGGCAGTGCAGATGGTGGAGACTGGCGAGGCGCCAGACCACCACGTGCTCGACGAACTGCAGCGCGGCTATAAGCTCAAGGACCGGCTGCTGCGGCCCGCCATGGTGCGCGTCGCGACCAACCCCGGCAGAAAGTAA
- the hrcA gene encoding heat-inducible transcriptional repressor HrcA has product MPPGGQIGAREHEILTAIVESYIATGEPIGSRTLARINREGLSPATIRNVMSDLSDAGYLEQPHTSAGRVPTTDAYRYYVDQISGQAELAPEDRGVIETTLHGVTDVQDFLERTSHVLSLISHGVGVTVASGGPKNALDHIYFSRLGDKKVLAVVVMKSGVVRDRVLRMTVDLPQSDLEIAARYINENFRGWTLAAIQVELEQRIQRERSEYDRLMQSIEQLYRQGALGSETATQGIYLEGAANLVASEEDKQRLRQLLQTLEEKQRVIQLLSAYLDAKQEAVRVVIGLEEAAPYLRNFVLIGAPARVGGEVMGTLAVIGPTRIDYQHTITAVSYIARLFDKILNESE; this is encoded by the coding sequence ATGCCGCCTGGTGGACAAATCGGCGCCCGCGAGCACGAGATCCTGACCGCGATTGTGGAAAGTTACATCGCGACCGGAGAACCCATCGGCTCGCGCACTCTGGCGCGTATCAATCGCGAAGGCCTTAGCCCGGCTACCATCCGCAACGTGATGTCGGATCTGTCGGACGCCGGTTACCTGGAGCAACCGCACACCTCCGCCGGGCGCGTACCGACCACCGACGCTTATCGCTACTACGTGGACCAGATCAGCGGCCAGGCCGAGCTGGCGCCCGAGGACAGGGGAGTGATCGAGACCACGCTGCACGGCGTCACCGACGTGCAGGATTTCCTGGAGCGCACCTCGCACGTGCTCTCGCTGATCTCACACGGAGTGGGTGTCACGGTGGCCAGCGGCGGGCCCAAGAACGCGCTCGATCACATTTACTTTTCCCGTCTCGGCGACAAGAAAGTCCTGGCAGTGGTGGTGATGAAGTCGGGGGTGGTGCGCGATCGCGTGCTGCGCATGACCGTCGACTTGCCGCAATCGGACCTGGAAATCGCGGCCCGCTACATCAACGAGAACTTCCGTGGCTGGACCTTGGCGGCCATCCAGGTCGAGTTGGAGCAGCGTATTCAGCGCGAGCGCAGCGAGTACGACCGGCTCATGCAGTCGATCGAGCAACTCTACCGCCAAGGCGCGTTGGGAAGCGAAACCGCCACCCAGGGCATCTATCTGGAGGGCGCGGCTAACCTGGTCGCCAGCGAGGAAGACAAGCAGCGGCTGCGGCAGCTTCTGCAAACGCTGGAGGAGAAACAGCGCGTCATCCAGTTGTTGAGCGCCTACCTGGACGCCAAGCAGGAAGCGGTGCGCGTGGTCATAGGTCTGGAGGAGGCGGCGCCGTACCTGCGGAATTTCGTGCTCATCGGAGCGCCGGCACGCGTGGGCGGGGAAGTGATGGGAACGCTGGCCGTGATCGGCCCGACCCGCATCGACTACCAGCACACCATTACCGCCGTGTCGTACATCGCGCGGCTGTTCGACAAGATTTTGAACGAATCGGAATAG